From the genome of Mycoplasma putrefaciens KS1, one region includes:
- the nadE gene encoding NAD(+) synthase, with the protein MKSNLEKYLDYLIKFIKQTVKQAKANGVIVGISGGVDSAVVANLAKKAFPDNYLTVWMPIQSSQQDYDCVKQLIEQSQLKNIEVNLEPTFDIFKQSFKNFDQEPSLLAFSNAKARLRMTTLYTIAQTKKYLVLGTDNLDEWHIGYFTKYGDGGVDLVPIINLLKSEVKQAAKILNVPDTIISRAPTAGLWENQTDEAEIGFSYDQIDQYLLGNISNAKIKKRIDYLHKTSQHKRMLAKAPKPYHRSN; encoded by the coding sequence ATGAAAAGTAATTTAGAAAAATATTTAGATTATTTAATAAAATTTATCAAACAAACAGTTAAACAAGCTAAAGCAAATGGAGTTATTGTTGGTATTAGTGGAGGAGTTGACTCTGCTGTTGTAGCTAATTTAGCAAAAAAAGCCTTTCCTGATAACTATCTGACTGTTTGAATGCCAATTCAATCAAGCCAACAAGATTATGATTGTGTCAAACAATTAATTGAACAATCTCAATTAAAAAATATTGAAGTTAATTTAGAACCAACTTTTGATATTTTTAAACAAAGCTTTAAAAATTTTGATCAAGAACCTAGCTTGTTAGCTTTTTCAAATGCTAAAGCAAGATTAAGAATGACAACTTTATATACTATAGCTCAAACTAAAAAATACTTAGTTTTAGGAACAGATAATTTAGATGAATGACATATTGGTTATTTTACTAAATATGGTGATGGTGGAGTTGATCTTGTTCCAATCATTAATTTATTAAAATCAGAAGTAAAACAAGCAGCCAAAATACTAAATGTTCCAGATACTATTATTAGCCGTGCACCAACTGCAGGGTTATGAGAAAACCAAACTGATGAAGCTGAAATTGGTTTTAGTTATGATCAAATAGATCAATATCTATTAGGAAATATTTCAAATGCCAAAATTAAAAAAAGAATTGATTATTTACATAAAACTAGTCAACATAAAAGAATGCTTGCTAAAGCTCCAAAACCATATCACAGATCAAACTAG
- a CDS encoding DNA-processing protein DprA, with protein sequence MQQVLLYFIFKYQYNWNKILLALKNQEPINDQELDEAKKLVESNFITILDPNYPEFLKEVAKPPLVLFYKGQLELLKLKSNIFAIIVDPEIDSYAKKSIFKIVNKLIKQQKIIALKFEHGFTLELINYIVSKKGKLILLSSYGLINLSQNHLKIYQLTETYSNVILISDNQIKQTDSCLTKLFDNSLKILLTISRATILCQSNNLQQTQQILEISKTNDLKLFAIPERINSKFKANNFAIQNGAMLAESLEFILDHT encoded by the coding sequence ATGCAACAAGTGTTATTGTATTTTATTTTTAAATACCAATATAATTGAAATAAAATCTTACTAGCGCTAAAAAATCAAGAACCAATTAATGATCAAGAATTAGATGAAGCTAAAAAATTAGTTGAATCTAATTTTATAACTATTTTAGATCCAAACTATCCAGAGTTTTTAAAAGAAGTAGCAAAACCGCCACTAGTTTTGTTTTATAAGGGTCAGTTAGAGTTATTAAAACTAAAAAGCAACATCTTTGCAATTATCGTTGATCCTGAAATTGATAGTTATGCTAAGAAAAGTATTTTCAAAATAGTTAACAAACTAATTAAACAACAAAAAATTATCGCTTTAAAATTTGAGCATGGATTTACACTAGAATTAATAAATTATATTGTAAGTAAGAAAGGAAAGTTAATTTTACTGTCTAGTTATGGTTTAATAAATCTTAGTCAAAATCATTTAAAAATTTATCAATTAACTGAAACTTATAGTAATGTGATACTTATCAGCGACAATCAAATTAAACAAACTGATAGCTGTCTAACTAAGCTATTTGATAATAGTTTAAAAATTTTATTAACAATTAGCAGAGCAACTATTTTATGTCAATCTAATAATTTACAACAAACTCAACAAATCCTTGAAATATCAAAAACTAACGATCTAAAACTTTTTGCAATTCCAGAAAGAATCAATTCCAAGTTTAAAGCCAATAATTTTGCAATTCAAAACGGTGCTATGCTAGCTGAAAGTTTAGAATTTATCTTAGATCACACTTAA
- the trmFO gene encoding methylenetetrahydrofolate--tRNA-(uracil(54)-C(5))-methyltransferase (FADH(2)-oxidizing) TrmFO, with protein MNKTINIIGAGLAGCEAAYQLSKKGYKVNLYECKKIKKNPVQVSNYFAELVCSNSLRSNDLNNAVGTLKQEMRMLDSLIIKAAELSQVPAGGSLAVDRDKFSQFITNTLIENKNISIFDQEITDLEQFKDQMILICSGPLTTELLQNQINQLVGKDDFYFFDAVAPIVTKDSINMKIAFRQNRYDKGETQDYINCPMTQQEYQVFYQQLINAEIAISHLKDDNQLKYFEGCMPVEALAKRGEQTLLFGPLKPQGLTKPDGTKAYAVVQLRQDDAKDSLYNLVGFQTNLKWPEQKRVFSMIPGLENAEFIRYGVMHKNNFINSPKVLNQFLQLKHNSKIFFAGQITGVEGYVESSASGLIAAINISRFLENKELVIPDTSTVTGALLHYIHNTSPINFQPMKANWGIVKDLEVTNITKKALKENKKQLYSKRALESMQNYIKQITK; from the coding sequence ATGAATAAAACAATAAATATTATTGGAGCAGGACTAGCTGGTTGCGAAGCTGCTTATCAACTATCAAAAAAAGGTTATAAAGTTAATCTTTATGAATGTAAAAAAATTAAGAAAAACCCCGTACAAGTTTCTAATTATTTTGCTGAATTAGTTTGTTCTAATTCACTAAGAAGCAATGATTTAAATAATGCTGTTGGAACTTTAAAACAAGAAATGCGCATGTTAGATTCGTTAATTATCAAAGCTGCTGAGCTAAGTCAAGTTCCTGCGGGTGGTAGTTTAGCTGTTGATCGTGATAAATTTTCGCAATTTATTACTAATACATTAATAGAAAATAAAAATATTAGCATCTTTGATCAAGAAATCACTGATCTAGAACAATTTAAAGATCAGATGATTTTAATTTGTTCAGGGCCACTAACAACTGAATTATTACAAAATCAAATAAACCAACTAGTTGGAAAAGATGATTTTTACTTTTTTGATGCAGTAGCTCCAATTGTAACTAAAGATTCGATTAATATGAAGATTGCTTTTAGACAAAATCGCTATGATAAGGGTGAAACTCAAGATTATATTAATTGTCCAATGACACAACAAGAGTATCAAGTTTTTTATCAACAACTAATTAATGCCGAAATTGCAATCAGTCATCTAAAAGATGATAATCAATTAAAATATTTTGAAGGATGCATGCCTGTTGAAGCACTTGCTAAAAGAGGAGAGCAAACCTTATTATTTGGTCCATTGAAACCGCAAGGACTAACTAAGCCTGATGGCACTAAAGCATATGCAGTTGTGCAACTTCGTCAAGATGATGCTAAAGATAGTTTATACAATTTAGTTGGTTTTCAAACCAATTTGAAATGACCAGAACAAAAAAGAGTTTTTTCAATGATTCCAGGACTAGAAAATGCTGAATTTATCAGATATGGAGTTATGCATAAAAACAACTTTATTAATTCTCCTAAAGTATTAAACCAATTCTTACAATTAAAACACAATTCAAAAATCTTTTTTGCCGGACAAATTACTGGCGTTGAAGGTTATGTTGAATCAAGTGCTAGTGGTTTAATAGCAGCTATTAATATCTCAAGATTTTTAGAAAATAAAGAACTAGTAATTCCAGATACATCAACAGTCACAGGAGCATTATTACACTATATTCATAATACTTCACCAATTAACTTTCAACCAATGAAAGCTAATTGAGGAATTGTTAAAGACTTAGAAGTTACTAATATCACTAAAAAAGCCTTAAAAGAAAACAAAAAACAACTTTATTCAAAAAGAGCACTTGAAAGTATGCAAAATTATATTAAGCAAATTACAAAGTAG
- the obgE gene encoding GTPase ObgE, translated as MKFVDSAEFVIKAGKGGDGAVSFHHALFVPNGGPNGGDGGDGGSVYIQGDTGKHSLLDLKLQKKYQAEDGKKGDIKNMHGAKGEDKIIRVPVGTVLFNKNTGQILADINHEKKTVLIAKGGKGGRGNARFANSRNKAPTIFEAGEPGQEWQIKAELKVLADVGFIGKPNAGKSTLLRAVSNSKPEVADYPFTTLNPQLGVAKAKNGDTFIVADLPGLIKGASLGKGLGHQFLKHIERCRVICHVLDMSGNYGSEDVIENYQLVRDELTAYNLNLEKRPEIIVFNKMDLDEAQLNLMDQKILDYFKDKNTVQISGLKKKNIDQLLLEISKVLKTAKDAPLWELDEQDTDEIVVYTFEEDKPDIQIFNKGNGRWEVSGETILKIYQKFPIWTDDNLLMFNERLKKTGLYKMLEERGIKKNDLVKIFDYELEWVD; from the coding sequence ATGAAGTTCGTAGATAGTGCAGAGTTTGTTATTAAAGCTGGAAAGGGTGGCGATGGTGCTGTTAGTTTTCATCATGCATTATTTGTTCCAAACGGTGGTCCGAATGGTGGCGATGGTGGCGATGGTGGTTCAGTTTATATTCAAGGTGATACTGGTAAGCACTCATTATTAGATTTAAAACTACAAAAAAAATATCAAGCTGAAGATGGAAAAAAAGGAGATATTAAAAATATGCATGGTGCTAAAGGTGAAGATAAAATTATTAGAGTCCCTGTTGGTACTGTGTTATTTAATAAAAATACTGGTCAAATTTTAGCTGATATTAATCATGAGAAAAAAACAGTTTTAATAGCTAAAGGTGGAAAAGGGGGAAGAGGAAATGCTAGATTTGCAAATTCACGAAACAAAGCTCCAACTATTTTTGAAGCTGGTGAACCAGGCCAAGAATGACAAATAAAAGCCGAATTAAAAGTTTTAGCTGATGTAGGATTTATTGGTAAGCCAAACGCCGGTAAATCAACCTTATTAAGAGCTGTTTCAAACTCTAAACCCGAGGTTGCTGATTATCCATTCACTACTTTAAACCCACAACTAGGAGTTGCCAAAGCAAAAAACGGTGATACTTTTATTGTAGCTGATTTACCAGGATTGATTAAAGGAGCAAGTCTAGGAAAAGGTCTTGGACATCAATTTTTAAAACATATTGAAAGATGTCGAGTAATTTGTCATGTTTTAGATATGTCAGGAAATTATGGATCAGAAGATGTGATTGAAAACTATCAACTAGTTAGAGATGAACTAACTGCTTATAATCTAAATTTGGAAAAACGTCCAGAGATTATTGTTTTTAATAAAATGGATTTAGATGAAGCACAACTAAATCTTATGGATCAGAAAATTTTAGATTATTTTAAAGATAAAAATACTGTGCAAATTTCAGGATTAAAGAAAAAAAATATTGATCAATTACTACTTGAAATTAGCAAGGTTTTAAAAACAGCTAAAGATGCTCCGTTGTGAGAATTAGACGAGCAAGATACTGATGAAATTGTTGTTTATACTTTTGAAGAAGATAAACCAGACATTCAAATTTTTAACAAGGGAAATGGTCGATGAGAAGTATCGGGTGAGACTATTTTAAAAATCTATCAAAAGTTTCCTATTTGAACTGATGATAATTTATTAATGTTTAATGAAAGATTAAAAAAAACTGGTCTTTATAAAATGCTTGAAGAGCGCGGAATTAAAAAAAATGATCTTGTTAAAATTTTTGATTATGAATTGGAGTGAGTAGACTAA
- a CDS encoding ABC transporter ATP-binding protein — protein sequence MKKIFKSVKNKLAFDNERKFTIKKLGMFFKMNVELAKKSPLLFWSCVLATSFDAFFSTILPLFSAKMLDALLTGQKTSLFNSIFLDQYGWLAVVGVNLLIIIVLEYLTNFTITLYSAQIEVMQRVKILNALADQDVDFYFDHVSGNILTRLVADTQNISFGVQQFITNFIYSITASITAIVIMFTQHQELVATVALAYLLIVNILGVVLFVDMRRKMIISFDRKREIDADMTDRINNISLIKASGTEEYEIKRLEQKDKYYEESLTKVNYSSAVLNTWLIFSIRLLMPIIFIIFTFQFLNGTITAQSLGTNTALVFPLLSTLIGAISILLPSLRTATAASNAADRISELTEPVPSIHPNKDGYKISKIDKITFDKVSFAYPKKPDRIVLPEMSLTFEKGKSYAFVGQTGAGKSTIAKLLLRFYMPTSGKILINNKHDLNKINLPAYLDKVGYVEQDPQILFGTFFENIRYSKFDATDQEIIQACKKAELHDFIMSLPDQYNTVLGQRGFILSGGQKQRLVIARVFLKNPDLIILDEATSALDNVVEKEIQKKLDELIKGRMCITIAHRLTTIKNVDQIYVLGPNGAGIVQQGTFNELKKQPGHFRNLYEAGLME from the coding sequence ATGAAAAAAATTTTTAAATCAGTCAAAAACAAGCTAGCATTTGATAATGAAAGGAAGTTCACAATTAAAAAACTTGGAATGTTTTTTAAAATGAATGTTGAACTAGCTAAAAAAAGTCCGTTATTATTTTGAAGTTGTGTTTTAGCGACTTCTTTTGATGCTTTCTTTTCAACAATTCTTCCTTTGTTTTCAGCAAAGATGCTTGATGCCTTATTAACAGGTCAAAAAACAAGTCTATTTAACTCAATATTTTTAGATCAGTATGGTTGATTAGCTGTAGTTGGAGTTAACTTATTAATCATTATTGTTTTAGAATATTTAACTAACTTTACAATTACTTTATATTCAGCACAAATTGAAGTGATGCAGCGTGTTAAAATTTTAAATGCTTTAGCAGATCAAGATGTTGATTTTTACTTTGATCATGTTTCAGGAAATATTTTAACTAGACTTGTTGCTGATACTCAAAATATTTCTTTTGGTGTACAACAATTTATCACAAACTTTATTTATTCAATTACTGCATCAATTACTGCTATTGTAATTATGTTTACTCAACATCAAGAACTAGTTGCAACAGTAGCTTTAGCTTATCTATTAATTGTAAACATCTTAGGTGTAGTACTTTTTGTTGATATGAGAAGAAAAATGATTATTTCATTTGACAGAAAAAGAGAAATTGATGCTGATATGACTGATAGAATCAACAACATTTCGCTAATTAAAGCTAGTGGTACTGAAGAATATGAAATTAAAAGATTAGAACAAAAAGATAAATATTATGAAGAAAGCTTAACAAAAGTAAACTATTCTAGTGCAGTTTTAAATACTTGATTGATTTTTAGTATTAGATTACTAATGCCAATTATTTTTATAATTTTTACTTTCCAATTTTTAAATGGAACAATTACAGCTCAAAGTTTAGGAACTAATACTGCTTTAGTCTTTCCTCTATTGTCAACTTTAATAGGTGCAATTTCAATTTTACTTCCAAGTTTAAGAACAGCTACAGCTGCTTCTAATGCTGCAGATAGAATTAGTGAGTTAACTGAACCAGTACCTAGTATTCATCCGAATAAAGATGGTTATAAAATCTCTAAAATTGATAAAATTACTTTTGACAAAGTGAGTTTTGCTTATCCTAAAAAACCAGATAGAATTGTACTACCAGAAATGTCTTTAACTTTTGAAAAAGGAAAAAGTTATGCCTTTGTTGGTCAAACTGGAGCTGGCAAGTCAACAATTGCTAAATTACTTTTAAGATTTTATATGCCAACTTCAGGAAAAATTCTAATTAACAATAAACACGATTTAAACAAAATTAATTTACCTGCTTATTTAGATAAAGTTGGTTATGTTGAACAAGATCCACAAATTTTATTTGGAACATTTTTTGAAAATATTAGATATTCTAAATTTGATGCAACAGATCAAGAAATTATTCAAGCCTGTAAAAAAGCTGAGCTACATGATTTTATTATGTCACTACCTGATCAGTATAATACTGTTTTAGGTCAAAGAGGATTTATTCTAAGTGGTGGACAAAAACAAAGACTAGTGATTGCTAGAGTGTTTTTAAAAAATCCTGATCTGATCATTTTGGATGAAGCAACTAGTGCTTTAGATAATGTAGTTGAAAAAGAAATTCAAAAAAAATTAGATGAATTAATTAAAGGTAGAATGTGTATTACTATAGCACATAGACTTACAACAATTAAAAACGTTGATCAGATTTATGTTTTAGGACCTAACGGAGCTGGAATTGTGCAACAAGGAACTTTTAATGAATTAAAAAAACAACCTGGACATTTTAGAAATTTATATGAAGCAGGATTGATGGAATAA
- a CDS encoding MSC_0882 family membrane protein, whose translation MNQNQAIFSSNNLLDYNDANNSEVQQTQLKKNDKTPRSERYKKRRSMSNFSKKALDEVEMPSQIAKEIRMEKYKILAIQLIGVFLIVAGTFFLVLHFVDFEKTNLFKIPKKYIPNPIVMGFVAAIGLIICIIQLIEYKQLIIGVRTYKINLLLGKDTIPFFLIKQFRLLIKRPIYINWFCGTVYLYGSIAIGIMFGVNEILKLKNKEQIITEIIVLGVILAIVLLFHIVSLISIKWRKGNIISYYGYEIIDAEEIKQLKQEAKRLSMIIFFIILAIVLFAVIIPYLIIRKRRTDKPLWSFL comes from the coding sequence ATGAATCAGAATCAAGCGATCTTTAGTTCAAACAATCTTTTGGATTATAATGATGCTAATAACTCAGAAGTTCAACAAACACAGCTTAAAAAAAATGATAAAACTCCAAGATCTGAACGTTATAAAAAGAGACGTTCAATGTCTAATTTTTCAAAAAAAGCATTAGATGAAGTTGAAATGCCTAGTCAGATTGCCAAAGAAATTAGAATGGAAAAATATAAGATTCTAGCAATTCAATTGATAGGTGTCTTTTTAATTGTGGCAGGTACATTTTTTTTAGTTCTCCATTTTGTTGATTTTGAAAAAACTAACCTTTTTAAAATTCCTAAAAAATACATTCCTAATCCAATTGTAATGGGATTTGTTGCAGCAATTGGTTTGATTATTTGTATCATTCAATTAATTGAATATAAACAGTTAATAATAGGTGTCAGAACTTATAAGATAAACTTATTATTAGGAAAAGATACAATACCATTCTTTTTAATTAAACAGTTTCGTTTGTTAATAAAACGTCCTATTTATATCAACTGGTTTTGTGGAACTGTTTATTTGTATGGTTCAATTGCCATAGGAATTATGTTTGGAGTCAATGAAATTCTTAAATTAAAAAATAAAGAACAAATCATTACTGAAATTATTGTTTTAGGTGTTATATTAGCTATTGTGTTACTATTTCATATTGTTTCGTTAATTTCAATTAAATGAAGAAAAGGAAATATTATTTCATATTATGGTTATGAAATAATTGATGCTGAAGAAATCAAACAACTTAAACAAGAAGCAAAAAGACTATCTATGATTATTTTTTTTATCATATTAGCTATTGTGTTATTTGCAGTTATAATCCCATATTTAATAATTAGAAAAAGACGAACTGATAAGCCACTTTGAAGTTTTTTATAA
- a CDS encoding DUF3196 family protein, giving the protein MKNFYDELLENINDAIDQKNYENALKLINNELSMPYIPTDVEKKLLKLLKVIRNKQKEQLNLKTESYDFYKIKSLLNSDDYLQQLLAFKHLKTINIKLLLDDIKQFLIDKKNKNENKTLLLMTLAELEFDFDFKVIKNKQYLINPVKIDFNYIDQKLLEIEELISKIITDKNPSFIVMAKQVLYYFYFDNFPDVKLEDVVEIAIAVVDVVYQIIGIKSDLTTLINHYKFDHKKVEQLVNTIKKSGALKNE; this is encoded by the coding sequence ATGAAAAATTTTTATGATGAACTATTAGAAAATATTAATGATGCGATAGATCAAAAAAACTATGAAAACGCTTTAAAACTAATTAACAACGAACTTTCTATGCCTTATATTCCAACTGATGTAGAAAAAAAACTTTTAAAGTTATTAAAAGTTATTAGAAATAAACAAAAAGAACAACTAAATCTAAAAACTGAAAGTTATGATTTTTACAAAATCAAATCATTGCTAAATTCCGATGATTATCTTCAACAACTATTGGCTTTTAAACATTTAAAAACTATAAATATCAAATTGTTATTAGATGATATCAAACAATTTTTAATCGATAAAAAAAATAAAAATGAAAACAAAACCTTATTATTAATGACTTTAGCTGAATTAGAATTTGACTTTGATTTTAAAGTTATTAAAAATAAACAATACTTAATTAATCCAGTTAAGATTGATTTTAATTATATTGATCAAAAACTACTAGAAATTGAAGAGTTAATTTCAAAGATAATTACTGATAAAAATCCAAGTTTTATTGTTATGGCAAAACAAGTTTTATATTATTTTTATTTTGATAACTTTCCTGATGTCAAACTAGAAGATGTTGTTGAAATTGCTATAGCAGTAGTTGATGTTGTTTATCAAATTATTGGCATTAAAAGTGATTTAACGACACTTATTAATCACTATAAATTTGATCATAAAAAAGTTGAACAATTAGTTAATACTATTAAAAAAAGTGGTGCTCTGAAAAATGAATAA
- a CDS encoding ABC transporter ATP-binding protein, translating into MSYQNQKNNDALELSDKQTYDKKKISLKESKSFLGIILKYMKIHKKWTIILIITSILSAAFASFNPFLLQQLQYAILHEKSQLDNSTDWWGLSWQVILGIWIAVLVLTAVFTYLSNFFGAELGKKIEISLRNEVSEKLISADMSYYYDKKTGDILTKVVSDTQIIGMQAAIIPNIILVAFFSLIFTIIALFSTTSLYIGLALIGFYVGLGILFVISFLPMRKLIFNLRKIITEINGDVTDRINTIKLIKASGTEEYEKQRFVDVHKKYYEKYKQISYYQSLMMSILFLGINTVQVVMIIIASAIYKNDLNQLRLIIGPMIMCAGMMIGPIMQFLRVIAGLLQASSSAKRIDAITSIQPTINNHSLDKQGVWIDDIKGNIIFKDVNFAYPSKPDNIVLPNFNLTLEQGKSYAFVGQTGVGKSTISKLLLRFYDVSSGEILINDKINIKDLYIPSYLAQVGYVEQEPSLLLGTILDNIKYAKPSATDQEIIQACKKAELHDLVMSWPDQYQTVIGERGFILSGGQKQRLVIARMFLKDPKILILDEATSALDNVVEKEIQKKLEELMKNRTSITIAHRLSTIKNVDQIIVLEPKKGIVQKGKFNELVNTPGQFKKLYDAGFAKYDV; encoded by the coding sequence ATGAGTTATCAAAACCAAAAGAATAATGATGCACTGGAATTGTCTGACAAACAAACTTACGACAAGAAAAAAATCTCATTAAAAGAAAGTAAAAGCTTTTTGGGTATTATTTTAAAATATATGAAAATTCATAAGAAGTGAACTATTATTTTAATCATTACTTCAATTTTGTCTGCTGCTTTTGCTTCTTTTAACCCATTTTTATTACAACAATTACAGTATGCTATCTTACATGAAAAAAGCCAGTTAGATAATTCAACTGATTGGTGAGGGTTGAGTTGACAAGTGATACTTGGAATTTGAATTGCTGTTTTAGTTCTAACAGCGGTTTTTACTTATCTTTCTAATTTTTTTGGAGCTGAATTAGGTAAAAAAATTGAAATTAGCTTAAGAAATGAAGTTTCAGAAAAACTAATTTCAGCTGATATGAGTTATTATTATGACAAAAAAACAGGAGACATTTTAACTAAAGTTGTCTCAGATACACAAATCATTGGTATGCAAGCAGCAATTATTCCAAATATTATTTTGGTTGCTTTTTTTTCTTTGATTTTTACGATTATTGCGTTATTTTCAACAACTAGTTTATATATTGGATTGGCATTGATTGGTTTTTATGTTGGATTAGGAATTTTATTTGTAATTTCTTTTCTACCAATGAGAAAGTTAATTTTTAATTTAAGAAAAATCATCACTGAGATTAATGGTGATGTGACAGATAGAATCAATACTATTAAACTAATCAAAGCAAGTGGTACTGAAGAATATGAAAAACAAAGATTTGTTGATGTGCATAAAAAATACTATGAAAAATATAAACAAATAAGCTATTATCAATCTTTGATGATGTCGATTTTATTTTTGGGTATTAATACTGTTCAAGTAGTCATGATCATTATTGCTTCAGCAATCTATAAAAATGATTTAAACCAACTTCGTTTAATCATTGGTCCTATGATTATGTGTGCTGGAATGATGATAGGTCCAATAATGCAATTTTTAAGAGTGATTGCTGGATTGTTACAAGCAAGTTCATCAGCAAAAAGAATTGATGCTATTACTAGCATCCAACCAACTATTAATAATCACTCACTAGACAAACAGGGTGTTTGGATAGATGATATTAAGGGAAATATTATTTTTAAAGATGTCAATTTTGCTTATCCATCAAAACCAGATAATATCGTTTTACCTAACTTTAATTTAACTTTAGAACAAGGAAAAAGTTATGCCTTTGTTGGTCAAACTGGGGTTGGAAAATCAACTATCTCTAAATTATTATTAAGATTTTATGATGTTAGTTCAGGTGAAATTTTAATTAACGATAAGATTAATATTAAAGATTTATACATTCCTAGTTATTTAGCTCAAGTTGGTTATGTTGAACAAGAACCATCACTATTATTAGGAACTATTTTAGATAATATTAAATATGCTAAACCATCAGCAACAGATCAAGAAATTATTCAAGCTTGTAAAAAAGCTGAACTACATGATTTAGTGATGTCGTGACCAGATCAGTATCAAACAGTAATTGGTGAAAGAGGTTTTATTTTAAGTGGTGGACAAAAACAAAGACTAGTGATTGCTAGAATGTTTTTAAAAGATCCTAAGATTTTAATTTTAGATGAAGCAACTAGTGCTTTAGATAATGTAGTTGAAAAAGAGATCCAAAAAAAATTAGAAGAATTAATGAAAAATAGAACTAGTATTACAATTGCTCATAGACTTTCTACAATTAAAAACGTTGATCAAATAATTGTTTTAGAACCTAAAAAAGGAATTGTTCAAAAAGGTAAATTCAATGAACTTGTAAATACTCCGGGTCAATTTAAAAAACTATATGATGCCGGATTTGCTAAATACGATGTCTAG
- a CDS encoding TIGR04561 family membrane protein has product MKILSIFVIEIFDITIPFSTILLIFGILGSLAMLIYIGILLVLIRRKKNNQKVIKTELQKQLNLIDDEIISIINDLKHEKIDLQKEGD; this is encoded by the coding sequence ATGAAAATTTTAAGTATTTTTGTGATTGAAATTTTTGATATTACAATACCTTTTTCAACTATTTTGCTAATATTTGGGATTTTAGGATCTCTTGCAATGCTTATTTATATAGGGATTTTATTGGTCTTGATCAGAAGAAAAAAAAATAACCAAAAAGTTATCAAAACCGAATTACAAAAACAACTAAATCTTATTGATGATGAGATCATCTCAATAATCAATGATTTAAAACACGAAAAAATAGATCTGCAAAAAGAAGGTGACTAG